In Rhizobium sp. N324, a single genomic region encodes these proteins:
- a CDS encoding flagellin N-terminal helical domain-containing protein: MTSINTNNAAMAALQTLRGINQGLQTTQAHVSSGYRVGQASDNAAYWSIATTMRSDNKALSAVSDALGLGAAKVDTAYSAMDSAIDVVGDIKAKLVAATENGVDKAKVQEEISQLQQQLLSVAQSASFSGENWVAGADGTKNVVASFVRDGSNAVSVVMTDYVLDDSSAGNVLFGMSGGAVETSTGILGTSNGATGSVYGMDITNFTLGQIQSALTNVEAALKSMTSAGAALGSISKRIELQENFVSALSDSIDSGVGRLVDANMEEESSKLSALQTQQQLAVQSLSIANSSSQTILTLFRG; this comes from the coding sequence ATGACGAGCATCAACACCAATAACGCTGCAATGGCAGCCCTCCAGACTCTCCGTGGCATCAACCAGGGTCTCCAGACAACCCAGGCTCACGTTTCCTCAGGCTATCGCGTCGGCCAGGCTTCCGACAATGCTGCTTACTGGTCGATCGCAACGACCATGCGTTCGGACAACAAGGCACTTTCGGCCGTTTCCGACGCGCTCGGTCTTGGCGCCGCCAAGGTCGACACCGCTTACTCCGCCATGGACAGCGCCATCGACGTCGTCGGCGACATCAAGGCCAAGCTGGTTGCCGCCACTGAAAACGGCGTCGACAAGGCCAAGGTCCAGGAAGAAATCAGCCAGCTGCAGCAGCAGCTCCTGAGCGTCGCACAGTCGGCTTCCTTCTCCGGTGAAAACTGGGTTGCCGGTGCTGACGGCACCAAGAACGTCGTTGCCTCCTTCGTCCGTGACGGCTCCAACGCCGTATCGGTCGTGATGACCGACTACGTTCTCGACGACAGCTCGGCAGGCAACGTTCTGTTCGGCATGAGCGGCGGCGCGGTCGAAACCTCCACGGGTATCCTCGGTACTTCGAATGGTGCGACCGGTTCTGTCTATGGGATGGACATCACTAACTTCACCCTGGGCCAGATCCAGTCGGCTCTGACCAACGTCGAAGCGGCTCTGAAGTCCATGACCAGCGCCGGCGCTGCTCTCGGCTCGATCTCCAAGCGTATCGAACTGCAGGAAAACTTCGTGTCGGCTCTCAGCGACTCGATCGACTCCGGTGTCGGCCGTCTCGTTGATGCCAACATGGAAGAAGAATCCTCCAAGCTCAGCGCCCTGCAGACCCAGCAGCAGCTGGCCGTCCAGTCGCTGTCGATCGCGAACTCTTCTTCGCAGACCATCCTCACGCTGTTCCGAGGCTAA
- a CDS encoding flagellin N-terminal helical domain-containing protein has protein sequence MTSILTNVAAMAALQTLRGINDGLEATQNRVSSGYRVEKAADNAAYWSIATTMRSDNKALSAVSDALGLGAAKVDTAYSAMDSAIDIISEIKAKIVAATEKGVDKTKVQEEIGQLQQQLLSIAQSASFSGENWVAGADGTKSVVSTFVRDGNGNVSVKTTDYILDTSSAGNVLFGMTSTGTIDTAAGIIGTSYGTIGSIYSMDISTFGSVEISMALTSIEAGLEAMTKAASQLGSISTRIDLQENFVGALSDSIDSGVGRLVDADMEEESSKLTALQTQQQLAIQSLSIANSSAQNILTLFRS, from the coding sequence ATGACCAGCATTTTGACCAACGTTGCGGCGATGGCCGCTCTTCAGACACTCCGCGGAATTAATGACGGCCTCGAAGCTACGCAGAACCGCGTATCATCGGGCTACCGCGTCGAAAAGGCAGCCGACAACGCCGCCTACTGGTCGATCGCAACGACCATGCGTTCTGATAACAAGGCACTCTCCGCCGTCTCCGACGCTCTCGGTCTCGGCGCTGCTAAAGTCGATACCGCCTACTCCGCCATGGACAGCGCCATCGACATCATCAGCGAAATTAAGGCGAAGATCGTTGCCGCGACCGAAAAGGGCGTCGACAAGACCAAGGTCCAGGAAGAAATCGGCCAGCTGCAGCAGCAGCTGCTCAGCATCGCGCAATCGGCTTCCTTCTCCGGTGAAAACTGGGTTGCCGGCGCCGACGGCACCAAGAGCGTGGTTTCCACCTTCGTTCGTGATGGCAACGGCAATGTCTCGGTCAAGACGACGGACTACATCCTGGACACAAGCTCCGCGGGCAACGTTCTCTTCGGCATGACCTCGACTGGCACGATCGACACGGCCGCCGGCATTATCGGCACATCATACGGCACGATCGGCTCGATCTATTCGATGGACATCAGCACCTTCGGCTCGGTTGAGATCTCCATGGCCTTGACGTCGATCGAGGCCGGCCTGGAAGCAATGACCAAGGCAGCATCGCAGCTCGGCTCGATTTCTACGCGCATCGACCTGCAGGAAAATTTCGTCGGCGCGCTCAGCGACTCGATCGACTCGGGTGTCGGCCGCCTCGTCGATGCCGACATGGAGGAAGAATCGAGTAAGCTGACGGCGTTGCAAACGCAGCAACAGCTGGCGATCCAGTCGCTGTCGATCGCCAACTCCAGCGCGCAGAACATCCTGACGCTGTTCCGCAGCTAA